A single genomic interval of Candidatus Polarisedimenticolia bacterium harbors:
- a CDS encoding CBS domain-containing protein — protein MTCPDCGHDNIGGVDLCEHCGQDLRSIDIPTARSGLQRAIMETPLRDLAPAPALTAAPTEPITKVVRLMRDKRQGSVLIMDRGQLVGIFTERDALNRLTGRDYDPDRFAVQEVMTRDPKTLRDEDTLAAAMHCMKVGSYRHIPIMTPGKPPRFISVRGVLRYLNEHAR, from the coding sequence ATGACCTGCCCGGACTGCGGTCACGACAACATCGGCGGCGTGGACCTCTGCGAGCACTGCGGGCAGGACCTGCGATCGATCGACATCCCCACTGCGCGCAGCGGCCTGCAGCGCGCCATCATGGAGACGCCGCTCCGCGATCTCGCTCCCGCTCCCGCGCTGACGGCGGCCCCGACCGAGCCGATTACCAAGGTGGTCCGCCTCATGCGCGACAAGCGGCAGGGAAGCGTCCTCATCATGGATCGCGGGCAGCTCGTCGGCATCTTCACCGAGCGGGACGCCCTCAACCGCCTGACCGGGCGCGACTACGATCCGGACCGGTTCGCGGTGCAGGAGGTGATGACGCGCGACCCCAAGACGCTGCGCGACGAGGACACCCTGGCCGCCGCCATGCATTGCATGAAGGTGGGCAGCTACCGCCACATCCCGATCATGACGCCCGGCAAACCGCCGCGCTTCATCTCCGTC